The following coding sequences lie in one Rutidosis leptorrhynchoides isolate AG116_Rl617_1_P2 chromosome 4, CSIRO_AGI_Rlap_v1, whole genome shotgun sequence genomic window:
- the LOC139844074 gene encoding uncharacterized protein codes for MDLCAVQIKPATRCPYIISKNKSSSVVYDNQIYGKLNFSSSKSTELNSTVCHRRSFVVRAIRKKNSNNNSDSSSNAGKGDHSVPEGEGYKGNFPSEKKKSSGSGTPKPQHKPTDWREFRAILYLNQQLMLNKQDEGVIQESKRLGSKWAHPLTSPETGCVLVATEKLDGVQTFERSVVFLLGSGTRHPQEGPFGVIINRPLHKRIKNMKPTNLHLATTFSDCLLHFGGPLEASIFLLQSGGKKHFEEVVPSLCFGSRNCLDEASALVKTGVFKPQDFKFFVGYAGWQLDQLNEEIEAGLWHVAACSSNLIFSGTQNENLWEEILQLMGGTYSELSRKPKQDFEL; via the exons ATGGATCTTTGTGCTGTACAGATCAAACCTGCAACACGTTGTCCTTACATCATCTCGAAGAATAAAAGCAGTAGTGTTGTTTATGATAATCAAATTTATGGAAAGCTTAATTTTTCTTCATCGAAATCAACGGAGTTGAATTCAACTGTTTGCCATCGTCGATCGTTTGTTGTTAGAGCTATCAGAAAGAAGAATTCGAATAATAACTCCGATTCTTCCTCGAATGCAG GAAAGGGTGATCATTCTGTTCCCGAAGGAGAGGGTTATAAAGGTAATTTTCCTTCCGAGAAAAAGAAATCTAGTGGTTCGGGTACTCCAAAGCCCCAGCATAAACCCACGGACTGGAGAGAGTTTCGAGCCATTCTCTATCTCAATCAGCAG CTAATGCTTAACAAACAAGATGAAGGGGTTATTCAAGAATCTAAACGCCTTGGGTCAAAATGGGCGCACCCTCTTACCTCCCCTGAAACCGGTTGTGTTCTTGTTGCAACCGAAAAACTTGATGGGGTTCAAACCTTTGAAAGATCAGTTGTCTTCCTACTCGGATCCGGAACCCGACACCCACAAGAAGGCCCATTTGGAGTGATTATAAACCGACCTCTACACAAAAGGATCAAAAACAtgaaaccaacaaatctccatctTGCCACAACTTTTTCTGACTGTTTATTACATTTCGGTGGGCCCCTCGAGGCCAGCATATTCCTGTTACAATCTGGTGGGAAAAAACATTTTGAAGAAGTTGTTCCTTCTTTATGCTTTGGTTCCCGAAACTGTTTGGATGAAGCTTCTGCTTTAGTGAAAACTGGGGTTTTTAAACCTCAAGATTTTAAATTTTTTGTCGGGTATGCGGGTTGGCAGCTTGATCAGCTGAATGAAGAGATTGAAGCTGGTTTATGGCATGTTGCGGCTTGTAGTTCGAATTTGATATTTAGTGGCACACAGAATGAGAATTTGTGGGAAGAGATTCTGCAGCTTATGGGTGGGACCTACTCGGAACTGAGCCGCAAGCCAAAACAAGATTTTGAGCTATAA
- the LOC139843491 gene encoding uncharacterized protein — protein sequence MPPAEPPQQTTTTPPLHHPHNNQQSETNNHNNMKFSVKAWSKNSQARVGVLKLQLNNSNSIFRQTKIIDTEIEIETPALLLTTRKGLPAFISPDHLSFLPSPDSRLLQFSPMHFMEGPSSKTISNIGGVHKLLGLNGYGFIASPRDSILSLPEASSSNKHGASFETPCGRFLVKPVEYMKMITSMKPDVWVSIADEVPASVNAKRNKASVDRTIKWLDDCISLKSTDGALFGSIVGACSVEERLRCAQEVAKRNVSGYYIGGFGLGDSIDERSTLLNAVTYCLPKEKPRQVCGLGLPEEVLQGVAAGIDLFDSTYLYHLTLGGFALTFPLDGEFKHVSDPRLVAIAGDQTKINLKATVFRKDTSRIVEGCKCYTCQNHTKAYINHLLNVHEMLAPILIEIHNTHHYMSFFRVIREAITEGKFEEFRQKFIENRRDHLLAASLDAFELETSVN from the exons ATGCCACCGGcggaaccaccacaacaaaccaccaCCACTCCACCATTACACCATCCACATAACAACCAACAATCAgagactaataatcataataacatgaAGTTTTCAGTAAAAGCTTGGAGCAAAAACAGTCAAGCAAGGGTTGGTGTTCTTAAATTGCAATTAAATAATAGCAACAGCATTTTCCGGCAAACCAAAATTATAGATACAGAGATAGAGATAGAAACACCGGCGCTATTACTTACAACAAGAAAAGGCCTGCCTGCTTTTATATCACCTGACCATCTTTCGTTTTTGCCTTCTCCTGATTCTCGTCTTCTTCAATTTAGTCCTATGCATTT CATGGAAGGTCCTAGTTCTAAGACAATATCAAATATTGGTGGGGTCCACAAGCTTCTCGGTCTGAACGGCTACGGATTCATTGCTTCACCACGAGATTCTATTTTATCTCTTCCCGAAGCTAGTAGCAGTAACAAGCACGGAGCGTCTTTCGAGACTCCGTGCGGACGTTTCTTG gtGAAACCTGTGGAGTACATGAAAATGATAACTTCAATGAAGCCTGATGTGTGGGTTAGTATAGCTGACGAAGTACCTGCATCGGTTAATGCTAAGAGAAATAAAGCTTCTGTTGACCGAACTATTAAATGGCTTGATGATTGCATTTCACTAAAATCG ACAGATGGAGCTCTTTTTGGATCCATTGTTGGAGCATGCAGCGTTGAAGAACGGTTACGTTGTGCTCAAGAGGTAGCAAAGAGAAACGTGTCTG GTTATTATATTGGTGGTTTTGGTCTTGGAGATAGCATAGATGAACGGTCTACTCTTCTAAATGCTGTTACG TACTGTTTACCCAAAGAAAAACCTCGCCAGGTCTGCGGCCTTGGACTACCAG AGGAGGTATTACAGGGTGTTGCTGCGGGAATTGATCTCTTTGACTCCAC GTATTTATACCATCTGACCCTCGGGGGCTTTGCGCTTACTTTCCCACTTGATGGCGAGTTTAAACATGTGTCTGACCCTCGGCTAGTTGCTATAGCTGGTGACCAAACAAAGATAAATCTCAAAGCAACTGTTTTTAG GAAAGATACGTCACGAATAGTTGAAGGGTGCAAGTGTTACACATGCCAGAACCATACGAAAGCTTACATCAATCATCTACTCAATGTTCATGAAATGCTGGCTCCCATTCTGATTGAAAT ACATAACACACACCACTATATGTCATTTTTTCGCGTAATTAGAGAAGCAATTACAGAAGGGAAGTTTGAGGAATTTCGGCAGAAGTTCATTGAGAACAGGCGTGATCATCTTTTGGCAGCTTCACTTGATGCTTTTGAGCTAGAAACATCTGTCAATTAG